A window from Setaria italica strain Yugu1 chromosome VIII, Setaria_italica_v2.0, whole genome shotgun sequence encodes these proteins:
- the LOC101763353 gene encoding putative disease resistance protein RGA4 isoform X3 yields MVIGPLISMVMKKASSYLLDQYKVMEGMKEQRKTLERKLPAILHIIQDAEEKGASRPEVAAWLKDLKTAAYEANDVFDEFKYEALRREAKKKGHHSKLGAEVARLLVPARNPIVFRYRMGKKLRKIVQTIEALVTEMNTFGFRHLQQAQPSRQWRQTDSIIIDSDRDILSRSRDREKKKIVGMLLDQASNRDLMVLPIVGMGGMGKTTFVQLIYNDPAIEKHFELRRWCCVSDDFDVSTIASNICQTNEKCREKSLQELQSTISGKRYLIVLDDVWNRDADKWGKLKTCLKQGGKGSAVLTTTRDAEVARIMTMGVAEAHNIENLSDEHLKEIVQSRAFSLQNPNIEEQDGILSGFVRRCVGSPLAAKAFGSMLSNRTSINEWKDVLAKSDICSEKTGILPILKLSFDDLSPDMKQCFAFCALFPKDYEIDVDLLIRLWMAHDFVPVQEDDNPETVGKYIFEELTRRSFFQDVRQTRPIGNLRRSTICRIHDLMHDIALSVLRKECVTIVDKPSVNKLLLNPTRHLFLSIYGVSPVFVQEQVTSLLKKQTAMLHTLFIKGYGQPLDISKYTSLRALHLPADRLSCVGQEQLTRHIQHLRYLNLSSHEFEKLPEGISMMYNLQTLDLSHCRHLRQLPKDMKYMANLRHLYTHGCKSLTCMPPGLGQITSLRTLTYFVIGDGLGCSTIAELQNLNLGGELELSGLQNVTEVLAKAANLEKKEKLTYLSLKWNDDAREKPDSHNEVLDALKPHHQLEMLRIKSYKGTNLPSWITDLSMLQHLTELHLLGCMLCEEFPQFCHFKALEVLHLEKLDKLRSLCSHMVSTPFPALKQLRLHDLESLERWVATEGKEDDELTFPLLEEVDIDNCPKLTSLPEAPKLRVVSLDEGKPLLSLGIVKSRHMSSISKLKLRVHDTEALPEIDYNWDSSQKQKLSLGGTEAAPLSELNISGCNFFFVSSQSQLTPGVWKWFEHLVYFTIENCDVLIYWPEEVFQSLVSLKELWIQSCNKLIGPTQAKGVEPTQTTDQLLPHLNMIRIYCCESMAQLFILPPSIRLIHIEECPKLEFIWGKEEHIDTYTSLEHCRDPASTTGNLEQSPSPIIRRPCLVDLSISSCDSLLTLPNLPPSLKYLHIWSCEKLCSVSGDLCALEELHIFDCNKLQSVNSLGDHPSLETLYLNRCRCLASLGCDGGRGSYSALQSHKIEDCPAIDMKQFY; encoded by the coding sequence atggtgatcgggccactGATCTCCAtggtgatgaagaaggcatCCAGCTACCTGCTGGACCAATACAAGGTGATGGAAGGCATGAAGGAGCAGCGCAAGaccctggagcgcaagctcccAGCAATCCTGCACATCATCCAGGATGCGGAGGAGAAAGGAGCCTCCCGACCTGAAGTAGCAGCTTGGCTCAAAGACCTCAAGACAGCAGCCTATGAGGCCAACGACGTCTTTGATGAGTTCAAGTACGAGGCGCTTCGGCGAGAAGCCAAGAAGAAGGGCCACCACAGCAAGCTTGGAGCGGAGGTAGCAAGACTCCTCGTCCCCGCTCGTAATCCCATTGTATTCCGTTACAGGATGGGCAAGAAGCTACGCAAGATTGTGCAGACCATCGAGGCCTTGGTCACCGAGATGAATACATTTGGTTTCAGGCACTTGCAGCAAGCACAGCCATCAAGGCAGTGGCGACAGACAGATTCCATAATCATTGACTCCGACAGAGATATTCTTAGCAGATCTAGAGAtcgggagaagaagaaaatcgTGGGGATGCTCCTTGATCAAGCTAGCAACAGGGATCTCATGGTTCTTCCAATTGTTGGGATGGGTGGGATGGGCAAGACCACCTTTGTGCAACTCATTTACAATGACCCTGCAATCGAGAAGCACTTTGAGCTTCGAAGGTGGTGCTGCGTGTCAGATGATTTCGATGTCAGTACCATTGCAAGCAACATCTGCCAGACCAATGAGAAATGTCGTGAAAAATCATTGCAGGAGCTCCAGAGTACAATAAGTGGAAAAAGGTACCTCATTGTGTTAGATGATGTATGGAATCGGGATGCTGATAAGTGGGGAAAACTAAAGACCTGCCTTAAACAGGGTGGCAAGGGCAGTGCAGTACTAACAACAACTCGTGATGCAGAAGTGGCTCGCATTATGACCATGGGTGTAGCTGAAGCCCATAATATCGAGAATCTGAGTGACGAGCATTTAAAGGAAATTGTCCAGAGCAGAGCATTCAGCTTGCAAAATCCAAATATAGAAGAGCAAGATGGCATTCTCAGTGGATTTGTTCGTCGATGCGTTGGATCTCCCTTGGCTGCCAAAGCCTTTGGCTCTATGTTGAGTAACAGGACTAGTATAAATGAATGGAAGGATGTATTAGCTAAAAGTGACATTTGTAGTGAGAAAACCGGAATTTTACCGATCCTCAAGCTCAGTTTTGATGACCTATCCCCAGATATGAAGCAGTGCTTTGCATTTTGTGCTTTATTTCCTAAAGATTATGAGATTGATGTGGACCTCTTGATTCGACTGTGGATGGCACATGACTTCGTACCTGTGCAAGAGGATGACAATCCAGAAACCGTAGGAAAATATATTTTCGAGGAGCTAACTCGGAGGTCATTCTTTCAAGATGTTAGGCAAACACGTCCAATTGGCAATCTTCGTAGGTCAACCATATGCAGGATACATGATCTCATGCACGACATTGCTCTATCAGTTCTGCGGAAAGAATGTGTCACTATAGTTGATAAGCCGAGCGTCAACAAGCTGTTGCTAAATCCGACCCGCCACCTCTTCTTATCAATATACGGTGTTAGTCCTGTTTTCGTGCAAGAACAGGTTACAAGTCTATTGAAGAAACAAACTGCAATGCTCCATACGTTGTTTATCAAAGGTTATGGTCAACCCCTTGATATATCAAAGTACACTTCACTGCGAGCATTACACCTTCCAGCAGATAGGTTATCATGTGTAGGACAGGAACAGCTTACAAGACACATACAGCACCTAAGGTATCTTAATCTGTCGTCACATGAGTTCGAGAAACTTCCTGAAGGTATAAGCATGATGTATAATCTACAAACGTTGGACCTCTCTCATTGCAGACACCTTCGTCAACTTCCAAAGGATATGAAGTATATGGCAAACCTCCGACACCTCTATACCCATGGATGCAAATCATTGACGTGCATGCCTCCAGGACTTGGACAGATCACTTCTCTGCGGACTCTAACTTATTTTGTTATTGGTGATGGCTTGGGATGTAGTACTATTGCGGAACTTCAAAACTTAAATCTTGGTGGAGAGTTAGAGTTAAGTGGTCTGCAAAATGTAACAGAAGTGCTTGCAAAAGCAGCCAatcttgaaaaaaaagagaaactcACATACTTATCTCTCAAGTGGAATGATGATGCCCGTGAGAAACCAGATTCTCATAATGAGGTGTTAGATGCCCTTAAACCTCATCATCAGCTGGAGATGCTAAGAATAAAGTCCTACAAAGGCACCAATTTACCGTCATGGATAACAGATCTTAGTATGTTGCAGCACTTGACTGAGCTCCATCTGCTTGGTTGTATGCTGTGTGAGGAATTTCCTCAATTCTGCCATTTCAAAGCCCTTGAAGTTCTGCATTTGGAAAAGTTGGACAAATTGCGAAGCCTATGCAGCCATATGGTGTCTACGCCATTTCCAGCACTGAAGCAACTCCGGTTACATGATTTGGAGAGCTTGGAGAGATGGGTCGCaacagaaggaaaagaagatgaTGAATTAACCTTTCCTCTACTTGAGGAGGTCGATATAGACAACTGTCCAAAGTTGACTAGCCTACCTGAAGCACCAAAGCTCAGGGTTGTAAGTTTGGATGAAGGCAAGCCGCTGCTCTCCTTAGGAATAGTTAAATCAAGGCACATGTCTTCAATTTCTAAGCTAAAGCTGCGTGTCCATGACACAGAAGCACTGCCTGAGATAGATTATAATTGGGATTCATCACAGAAACAGAAACTATCTTTGGGTGGCACAGAAGCCGCACCTCTGTCAGAACTGAACATATCTGGCtgcaactttttcttcgtatcAAGCCAGTCACAGCTAACACCTGGGGTCTGGAAATGGTTTGAACATCTTGTATATTTCACAATTGAAAACTGTGATGTGCTCATCTACTGGCCAGAAGAAGTGTTCCAAAGCTTGGTATCTTTGAAGGAGTTGTGGATTCAGTCCTGCAACAAGCTAATAGGGCCCACACAAGCGAAAGGTGTCGAACCTACACAAACGACAGATCAACTCCTACCACATCTAAACATGATACGTATATACTGTTGTGAAAGCATGGCACAGCTCTTCATTCTTCCCCCATCTATCAGACTTATTCATATTGAGGAATGCCCTAAGCTTGAGTTCATATGGGGAAAGGAGGAGCATATTGACACATATACATCGCTGGAACATTGCCGCGACCCTGCATCCACCACTGGTAACCTAGAGCAATCGCCGTCTCCAATTATTCGCCGTCCATGCCTTGTAGATCTATCTATAAGCAGTTGTGATAGCCTGTTAACACTTCCAAATCTACCACCGTCCCTCAAATATTTACACATCTGGAGCTGTGAGAAGCTCTGCTCTGTGTCAGGAGACCTGTGTGCACTCGAGGAGCTACATATTTTTGACTGCAATAAGTTACAGTCAGTCAATTCCTTGGGAGACCACCCATCATTAGAAACACTGTATCTTAATCGCTGCCGATGCCTTGCATCTTTAGGATGTGATGGTGGTCGTGGAAGTTACTCTGCTCTTCAGAGCCATAAGATCGAAGACTGCCCAGCCATAGACATGAAGCAGTTTTACTAA